Proteins encoded together in one Wolbachia endosymbiont of Menacanthus eurysternus window:
- a CDS encoding RNA pyrophosphohydrolase, which yields MVYQEDDKYRPCVGIMLFNKQGRIFVGKRFSNDSYWQMPQGGIDDSEKLKSAALRELLEEVGTNKVEIVTKSRNWIYYNLPRGFIPTYWNRKYFGQKQIWFLMKFCGEDKEININYTNCPEFIEWRWQNINALMTNAIFFRKKVYKIVIEEFYSQIKAFAFNK from the coding sequence ATGGTTTATCAGGAAGATGATAAATATCGTCCTTGCGTTGGTATAATGTTGTTTAATAAACAGGGACGTATTTTTGTCGGAAAACGTTTTAGTAATGATTCTTATTGGCAAATGCCACAAGGTGGTATTGATGATAGTGAAAAATTAAAAAGTGCTGCGTTACGTGAATTATTAGAGGAAGTTGGAACTAATAAAGTAGAAATTGTAACCAAAAGTAGAAATTGGATATACTATAATTTACCTAGAGGGTTTATACCAACTTATTGGAATAGGAAATATTTTGGACAGAAGCAGATATGGTTTTTAATGAAATTTTGTGGAGAAGATAAAGAAATTAATATTAATTATACTAATTGCCCAGAATTTATAGAATGGCGTTGGCAAAATATAAATGCTTTAATGACGAATGCTATCTTTTTTAGGAAGAAGGTATATAAAATAGTGATAGAAGAGTTTTATTCTCAAATAAAAGCTTTTGCTTTTAATAAATAA
- a CDS encoding NADH-quinone oxidoreductase subunit B codes for MNHHNSTFNKKNNNWSQYKKEGFLITKFGDLIDYIMNWARSNSLWPMTFGLACCAVEMIHTASSRYDLDRYGMIFRASPRQADVMIVAGTLTNKMASALRKIYDQMSNPKYVVSMGSCANGGGYYHYSYSVVRGCDKIVPVDIYVPGCPPTAEALLYGMLCLQNKIKRNI; via the coding sequence ATGAATCATCATAACAGTACTTTTAATAAAAAAAATAACAATTGGAGCCAATATAAGAAAGAAGGATTTCTTATTACCAAATTTGGTGATTTGATAGATTACATAATGAATTGGGCAAGATCAAATTCATTATGGCCTATGACATTTGGTCTTGCATGTTGTGCAGTAGAAATGATACACACTGCATCAAGTCGATATGATCTCGATAGATATGGTATGATTTTCCGCGCAAGTCCAAGACAAGCAGATGTTATGATTGTTGCAGGCACACTAACCAATAAAATGGCATCTGCATTACGTAAAATTTACGATCAAATGTCAAATCCAAAATATGTTGTATCTATGGGTAGTTGCGCAAACGGTGGTGGATATTATCATTATTCCTATTCAGTAGTACGTGGTTGTGATAAAATTGTACCTGTTGATATATATGTTCCAGGATGCCCGCCAACTGCCGAAGCGCTTCTATATGGAATGTTGTGTCTACAAAATAAAATAAAGCGAAACATATAA
- the mdh gene encoding malate dehydrogenase: MIAQRKISLIGAGNIGGTLAHMIVLKELGNVILLDIDNEISQGKALDIAESSSIEKFDTSIIGTSEYKDIENSDAIIITAGIKRKPGMNRNDLFQTNAEIMKKVGKNIKKYSPNAFVIVITNPLDAMVSVIHKSSGVPNHMIVGMAGVLDSSRFCYFLANELNISIENISTFVLGGHGDTMIPLVQYTSISGIPLTQIIDMGFITQKKVNEIIERTRNGGKEIIDLLKFGSAYYAPASSAIYILESYLKDKKRILACTSYLNGEYGVKDLFIGVPTIIGKNGVEKILEIKMEDNEQKMFNQSVKITENLIKTLNNN; this comes from the coding sequence ATGATAGCACAGAGAAAAATATCTTTAATTGGTGCAGGAAATATAGGCGGAACTTTAGCTCACATGATTGTTCTCAAAGAACTTGGTAATGTCATATTGCTTGATATCGATAATGAAATATCACAAGGCAAGGCACTTGATATTGCAGAATCATCCTCTATCGAAAAATTCGATACTAGTATAATAGGTACTAGCGAATATAAAGATATAGAAAATTCTGATGCAATTATAATAACTGCTGGCATTAAAAGAAAACCTGGTATGAATAGAAATGATCTTTTCCAGACTAATGCTGAAATAATGAAAAAAGTTGGTAAAAACATTAAAAAATATTCTCCAAATGCTTTCGTAATAGTAATCACAAACCCCCTAGATGCCATGGTTTCAGTAATACATAAATCTTCAGGTGTTCCAAATCACATGATTGTTGGAATGGCGGGAGTACTTGATTCATCTCGTTTTTGTTATTTTCTCGCAAACGAATTAAATATCTCAATCGAAAATATATCTACTTTTGTGCTCGGAGGACACGGTGACACCATGATACCTCTTGTTCAATATACCTCTATTTCTGGTATTCCTCTTACTCAAATTATTGATATGGGTTTTATCACACAAAAAAAAGTTAATGAAATAATCGAACGTACTCGTAATGGCGGAAAAGAAATAATTGATTTACTAAAATTCGGATCAGCGTACTATGCTCCTGCATCTTCAGCTATATATATACTAGAATCATATTTAAAAGATAAAAAACGTATACTAGCATGCACTTCCTACTTAAATGGCGAATATGGTGTAAAAGACTTGTTTATTGGTGTTCCTACAATCATCGGGAAAAATGGAGTTGAAAAAATCTTAGAAATTAAAATGGAAGATAATGAACAAAAAATGTTTAATCAATCTGTAAAAATAACAGAAAACTTAATAAAAACTTTAAATAATAACTAA
- the ndhC gene encoding NADH-quinone oxidoreductase subunit A — protein MSEYLTIIIFICISVIISFVLGVLPVLFTIKSFDKEKLSTYECGFEPLSRARKNLNIKFYLISILFIIFDLEIAFLFPWAVSLYKIGYYGFWSMIIFLTILTISFIYEWCKGALELE, from the coding sequence ATGAGCGAATACTTAACTATAATAATTTTCATCTGCATATCAGTTATAATATCTTTCGTACTTGGCGTATTGCCGGTATTATTTACAATAAAAAGTTTCGATAAGGAAAAACTTTCTACATATGAATGCGGATTTGAACCCTTGTCAAGAGCAAGAAAAAACCTTAATATCAAATTTTATTTAATTTCAATACTATTCATAATATTTGATCTAGAAATTGCTTTTCTTTTCCCTTGGGCCGTTTCATTATATAAAATAGGTTATTACGGCTTTTGGTCTATGATAATATTTCTTACAATACTTACTATAAGCTTTATCTACGAATGGTGTAAAGGTGCATTAGAATTAGAATAA
- the tyrS gene encoding tyrosine--tRNA ligase — MQQTTKYKSEFLNFIKEREYLYQCTNIEELDQLLTQNNYIVAYIGFDCTAPSFHIGHLIHIMMLRHLQKFNYKPIILLGGGTTKVGDPSGKDKTRNILSTDDIDRNMTNIKKKLKKIISFNNKKTSPIIVNNADWLNDIKYIDFLRSIGIYFSINRMLNFDSIKIRLKRKQNLSFLEFNYMLLQAYDFIKLNKKYGCRLQIGGADQWGNIVNGIELGKKLNLPKLFGLTTPLLLNAQGKKMGKTENKTIWLDSKMLKPYDYWQYFRNINDQNVGRFLRLLTDLPINEIKKLESLKNQEINEAKKILATEVTKICHGRKEAKLAQSTAVSTFDNKDNSLLPKYTITKEQITNGISLINILHNTGLEPSKCAAKRLIQNNGCKINDIIVNDTNYVINFNNFKYHPFIKLSAGKKRHIKIVIY; from the coding sequence ATGCAACAAACTACAAAGTATAAATCAGAGTTTTTAAATTTTATTAAAGAAAGAGAATACCTATACCAATGTACAAATATTGAAGAATTAGATCAATTACTAACACAAAACAATTACATTGTTGCATATATAGGATTTGACTGTACAGCTCCAAGTTTTCATATCGGTCATCTTATACATATTATGATGCTCCGTCATCTACAAAAATTTAATTATAAACCAATAATTTTACTCGGAGGTGGAACAACAAAAGTTGGTGACCCGTCCGGTAAAGATAAAACAAGAAATATTTTATCTACAGATGATATAGATCGAAATATGACAAATATAAAGAAAAAATTAAAAAAGATAATATCTTTCAACAATAAAAAAACTAGCCCTATTATAGTAAACAACGCAGATTGGTTAAACGACATAAAATATATAGATTTTCTACGTAGCATAGGAATATACTTTTCTATAAATCGTATGCTAAATTTTGACAGTATAAAGATTAGACTAAAAAGAAAACAAAATTTAAGCTTTCTTGAATTTAACTACATGCTATTACAAGCTTATGACTTTATTAAATTAAATAAAAAATATGGCTGTCGTTTACAAATAGGCGGAGCTGATCAATGGGGGAATATAGTAAATGGAATTGAACTCGGCAAAAAATTAAATTTACCCAAATTATTTGGCCTTACTACACCTCTTTTACTAAATGCACAAGGAAAAAAAATGGGCAAAACTGAAAATAAAACAATATGGCTTGATAGCAAAATGTTAAAACCCTACGACTATTGGCAATATTTTCGCAACATTAATGATCAAAATGTTGGACGCTTTTTAAGATTACTTACTGATCTACCAATTAATGAAATTAAAAAATTAGAATCCCTGAAAAATCAAGAAATAAATGAAGCAAAAAAAATTTTAGCAACAGAAGTAACAAAAATATGTCATGGCAGAAAAGAAGCAAAACTTGCACAATCCACAGCAGTTTCTACTTTTGATAACAAAGATAATTCTTTACTTCCAAAGTATACCATAACAAAAGAACAAATCACGAATGGCATATCTCTAATAAACATTTTACACAATACAGGTCTCGAACCATCAAAATGTGCTGCAAAACGTTTGATACAAAATAACGGATGTAAAATTAAC
- a CDS encoding UDP-N-acetylmuramoyl-tripeptide--D-alanyl-D-alanine ligase: MFKWNTKNIIYATGGKKIGNYDERIYSSNISIDTRTLKRGDVFIALKGENFDGHVFLGEAFLKGAVIAIVRECSNYNTSFPLILVQDTLKALHDMASYYIKNVLIRAKVIAITGSIGKTTTKDMLNIVLSQYGISHANKGNLNNDIGLPLTILKASENCQYLILEMGMSKANEIRKLSEISSPDIAVITNVEPTHIENFSSLLDIAEAKSEILYGMKNDGILIINRDNRYYNYFLSFCNKRKVVSFGKHRSATVRLLDLARDDNYGLSFKIRFSDNTVINCNLLVRGEHFVYSVLIIAVILQSLSLDLLKFPFTLKKFNITRGRGSFHKLKFNGKNIYLIDDSYNASPSSVKAAIKTLCTYSSHRKVALLGDMLELGNKSIKFHVGLLNSIVECCVNGVYTVGKFMLELQRFLPENIRGMHFDNSSELRDYLPNIIQNNDVVLIKGSHKMKMDLIVRRFMNDC; this comes from the coding sequence ATGTTCAAGTGGAATACAAAAAATATAATTTATGCTACTGGTGGAAAAAAAATAGGTAATTATGATGAGCGAATATATAGTTCAAATATTTCGATAGATACGAGAACCTTAAAAAGGGGTGATGTGTTTATTGCCCTTAAGGGAGAGAATTTTGATGGGCATGTTTTTTTAGGTGAAGCTTTTTTAAAGGGAGCGGTAATTGCAATAGTAAGAGAATGCAGTAATTATAATACTAGTTTTCCTTTAATTCTTGTTCAAGATACCCTTAAGGCTTTGCATGATATGGCATCATATTATATTAAAAATGTTCTTATTAGGGCTAAAGTTATTGCAATTACAGGTAGTATAGGAAAAACTACCACAAAGGATATGTTGAATATTGTTTTATCGCAATATGGAATATCTCATGCGAATAAAGGGAACTTAAATAATGATATAGGGCTGCCTTTAACGATTTTAAAGGCTTCAGAAAATTGTCAATATTTAATACTTGAAATGGGTATGAGCAAAGCTAACGAAATAAGAAAGTTATCAGAGATCAGTAGTCCTGATATTGCAGTCATTACTAATGTAGAACCCACTCATATTGAGAATTTTTCTTCATTACTTGATATTGCTGAAGCAAAATCAGAAATTTTGTATGGCATGAAGAATGATGGTATTTTAATTATAAATAGAGATAATAGGTATTATAATTATTTTTTGTCATTTTGTAATAAGAGGAAGGTAGTGAGTTTTGGTAAGCACAGAAGTGCTACTGTTCGTTTATTAGACTTGGCAAGGGATGATAATTATGGATTAAGTTTTAAAATTAGGTTTAGTGATAATACAGTTATAAATTGTAATTTACTTGTTCGAGGTGAGCATTTTGTATACTCTGTGTTGATTATTGCAGTAATTTTGCAAAGCCTTAGTCTTGATTTATTGAAATTTCCATTTACGCTTAAGAAATTTAATATAACTAGGGGTAGAGGTAGTTTTCATAAATTAAAATTTAATGGAAAGAATATATATTTAATTGATGATTCTTATAATGCTAGTCCATCTTCGGTAAAAGCTGCAATAAAAACGCTATGTACATATTCTTCTCATAGAAAAGTAGCATTACTTGGTGATATGTTAGAGCTTGGCAATAAGAGTATAAAGTTTCATGTAGGTTTGCTTAATTCTATTGTAGAGTGTTGTGTTAATGGGGTTTATACAGTTGGTAAGTTTATGTTAGAGTTGCAGAGGTTTCTACCAGAAAATATAAGGGGTATGC
- a CDS encoding NADH-quinone oxidoreductase subunit C, which yields MNKIAEYIQKKTGCKCFQQNDSNTIIIYSTLDDIRNHLLFLRNNKKCRFELLIDIFGIDYPNRKKRFELIYNLLSIVYNIRVHVKLQLHEGDTPSSVTNIFSAASWFEREVFDMYGIKFYNHPNLQRILTDYTFKGHPMLKDFPLTGYEEVKYDIKSKKIKYSPIDLPQDFRIFDNLSPWGGKIQNKHKK from the coding sequence ATGAATAAAATTGCCGAATATATACAAAAAAAAACCGGATGTAAATGTTTTCAACAGAATGATAGTAATACAATTATAATATATTCAACTCTAGATGATATCAGAAACCATTTACTCTTTCTACGCAACAATAAAAAATGCAGATTTGAGCTATTGATTGACATTTTTGGAATTGATTACCCAAATAGAAAAAAACGCTTTGAATTAATATACAACCTGCTTAGTATTGTATATAATATTAGAGTACATGTAAAACTCCAGTTACATGAGGGTGATACTCCTTCTAGTGTAACAAATATATTTAGCGCAGCTTCATGGTTTGAACGTGAAGTTTTTGATATGTATGGAATAAAATTCTATAATCACCCAAATTTACAAAGAATTCTAACAGATTATACTTTTAAAGGCCATCCAATGCTAAAAGATTTTCCACTTACTGGCTATGAAGAAGTTAAATATGATATAAAATCAAAAAAAATTAAATACAGTCCTATTGATTTACCACAAGATTTTCGAATATTTGACAATTTATCTCCATGGGGTGGCAAGATACAAAATAAACATAAAAAATAA
- a CDS encoding HIT domain-containing protein, translated as MSDKKKYDNNNIFAQIIKGELSCKKVYENDSMLAFYDKYPDAPIHILVIPKNQYISYDDFILNAPTEEIINFFKRIVKIIHKHNLEKTGYRLVTNYGKNGEQIIPHFHIHILGGRKLGKHVNNL; from the coding sequence ATGAGTGATAAAAAAAAATACGACAATAATAATATTTTTGCTCAAATAATAAAAGGTGAATTATCTTGCAAAAAGGTATATGAAAATGATAGCATGTTAGCATTTTACGATAAATATCCTGATGCACCAATTCACATTCTAGTTATACCAAAAAATCAGTATATCTCATATGATGATTTTATTCTGAATGCTCCCACAGAAGAAATAATAAACTTCTTTAAAAGAATAGTAAAAATAATACATAAACATAACCTAGAAAAAACTGGATATAGATTAGTTACTAATTATGGTAAAAATGGAGAACAAATTATACCACACTTTCATATTCATATTCTAGGTGGTAGAAAATTAGGAAAACATGTAAATAACTTATAA